In Falco naumanni isolate bFalNau1 chromosome 5, bFalNau1.pat, whole genome shotgun sequence, the following are encoded in one genomic region:
- the MYF6 gene encoding myogenic factor 6: MMMDLFETGSYFFYLDGENGALQQLEMAEGSPLYPGSDGTLSPCQDQMPPEAGSDSSGEEHVLAPPGLQPPHFPGQCLIWACKTCKRKSAPTDRRKAATLRERRRLKKINEAFEALKRRTVANPNQRLPKVEILRSAISYIERLQDLLHRLDQQEKMQEIGGDPFSFSPKQGNIPSSDFLSTCSSDWQSVSDHSRALGASPKEGGSIVESAASSSLRCLSSIVDSISSDEPKLPSAEEVVEK; the protein is encoded by the exons ATGATGATGGACCTTTTTGAAACTGGTTCCTATTTCTTCTACTTGGACGGGGAGAAtggagccctgcagcagctggagatggcAGAGGGATCCCCGCTGTACCCAGGCAGTGATGGCACCTTGTCCCCCTGTCAGGACCAAATGCCGCCAGAGgctggcagtgacagcagcGGAGAGGAGCATGTGCTAGCACCCCCGGGACTACAACCCCCTCACTTCCCCGGCCAGTGCTTGATCTGGGCTTGTAAAACTTGCAAGAGAAAGTCGGCCCCCACAGACAGACGGAAAGCAGCCACCCTGcgggagaggaggagactgaaGAAGATCAACGAAGCCTTCGAGGCGCTGAAAAGGCGGACTGTGGCGAACCCCAACCAGAGGCTGCCCAAGGTGGAGATCTTGAGGAGCGCCATTAGCTACATCGAGAGGCTGCAGGACCTCTTGCACAGGCTGGATCAGCAGGAGAAAATGCAGGAGATCGGGGGGGACCCCTTCAGCTTCAGCCCCAAGCAGGGAAAT ATCCCCAGTTCAGACTTCCTGAGCACCTGCAGCTCCGACTGGCAAAGCGTTTCTGACCATTCCCGAGCCCTCGGAGCCAGCCCCAAGGAAG GAGGCTCCATCGTCGAGTCGGCGGCCTCCAGCAGCCTTCGCTGCCTCTCTTCTATAGTGGACAGTATTTCTTCCGACGAGCCCAAACTGCCCAGCGCGGAGGAGGTGGTGGAGAAATAA